One window of Pseudomonadota bacterium genomic DNA carries:
- the acpP gene encoding acyl carrier protein, with product MSSVEERVQKIVVEQLGVKAEEVTTTASFVDDLGADSLDTVELVMALEEEFECEIPDEEAEKITTVDQAIKYINEHLES from the coding sequence ATGAGCAGCGTCGAAGAGCGCGTCCAGAAAATCGTTGTCGAGCAGTTGGGCGTCAAGGCCGAAGAAGTCACGACCACAGCGTCCTTCGTAGACGACCTCGGAGCCGATTCGCTTGACACCGTGGAGCTCGTGATGGCCCTCGAAGAGGAGTTCGAGTGCGAGATTCCGGACGAAGAGGCGGAGAAGATCACCACCGTCGATCAAGCGATCAAGTACATCAACGAACACCTCGAGAGCTGA
- the ligA gene encoding NAD-dependent DNA ligase LigA, translating into MSDARRSESAARARTLRDALNRANHDYYVLDAPTLSDAEWDVLFHELKALEDADPTLLTPDSPTVRVGAAPADGFATVEHALPMLSLANAFSHEDVCDFDRRARERLQDASAAELAFAAEPKLDGLAVSLRYEAGQLVRGATRGDGRQGEDITANLRTVKRIPLALQADDHPRTLEVRGELIMRRSAFERFNAAQAAAGEKVFVNPRNAAAGSVRLLDSRITAGRPLDFFAYSVGFVDGGSLPSTQSETLAALARWGLPVNPLVAVVEGAAGCDTYYRQVLAQRPDLDYDIDGVVFKVDDVASQQRIGQVARAPRWAVARKFPAEEATTALLDVSFQVGRTGVLTPVARLEPVFVGGATVSNATLHNMDEVSRKAIRVGDRVTVRRAGDVIPEVVGVAPGGASTDGVDITPPTACPVCQSPTVQLPGEAALRCTGGFSCAAQRKEALRHFASRRAMDIEGLGDQVVEQLVDRALVTTPDDLYRLTREQLESLDLIAEKSATNLLAALEASKTQPLGRVIFALGIAGIGEVTAGALAEHVGDFDAFLALDAAALTPTVGVDGLGPVGAQRVIELLAERDDITAETFVPAVASARIRVNRAVAERILDWAGGEVAAVREASADQLSGTAPAPVEGIGPVLAQSIAHFVQSERNRAVIAGLQACGVSPSSTPFADTGATGAVDLSGNTYVLTGTLSTMTRDAAKQALQQRGAKVTGSVSARTTALIAGDNAGSKLSKAEVLGVTVLSESDLHNLLAD; encoded by the coding sequence ATGTCCGACGCCAGGCGATCGGAGTCGGCAGCGCGCGCGCGTACGCTCCGCGATGCGCTCAATCGCGCAAACCACGACTATTACGTGCTCGATGCCCCGACGCTGAGCGACGCAGAGTGGGACGTGCTTTTCCACGAGCTCAAGGCGCTCGAGGATGCGGACCCCACGCTGCTGACGCCCGACTCGCCGACCGTGCGGGTCGGTGCCGCGCCCGCGGACGGGTTCGCGACGGTCGAGCACGCCCTGCCGATGTTGTCGCTGGCCAACGCGTTCAGCCACGAGGACGTCTGCGATTTCGACCGCCGCGCGCGCGAGCGGCTGCAGGATGCGAGCGCTGCCGAGCTTGCGTTTGCCGCCGAGCCCAAACTCGACGGCCTCGCGGTGAGCCTGCGCTACGAAGCAGGGCAGCTGGTGCGCGGTGCCACGCGCGGCGACGGCCGCCAGGGCGAGGACATCACCGCCAACCTCCGCACCGTCAAACGCATCCCGTTGGCGCTGCAGGCGGACGACCACCCGCGCACACTCGAGGTTCGGGGCGAGCTCATCATGCGCCGATCGGCTTTCGAGCGCTTCAACGCCGCGCAGGCCGCCGCGGGCGAGAAGGTCTTCGTCAACCCGCGCAACGCTGCGGCCGGCAGCGTGCGCTTGCTGGACTCGCGTATTACGGCGGGCCGACCGCTGGATTTCTTCGCCTACTCGGTCGGGTTTGTCGACGGCGGCAGCTTGCCGAGCACGCAATCCGAGACCCTGGCAGCGCTCGCACGCTGGGGGTTGCCGGTCAACCCGCTGGTGGCGGTGGTTGAGGGGGCGGCGGGCTGTGACACCTACTACCGCCAGGTGCTCGCGCAGCGGCCCGATCTCGACTACGACATCGACGGCGTGGTCTTCAAGGTCGACGACGTCGCGTCCCAGCAACGCATCGGTCAGGTGGCGCGGGCTCCGCGTTGGGCGGTCGCGCGCAAGTTCCCGGCCGAAGAGGCGACCACGGCGTTGCTCGACGTGTCGTTCCAGGTCGGCAGAACCGGCGTGTTGACGCCGGTTGCCCGCCTCGAGCCGGTGTTTGTCGGCGGGGCGACGGTCAGCAATGCCACGCTGCACAACATGGACGAGGTCAGCCGCAAGGCGATCCGGGTCGGCGACCGGGTGACCGTGAGGCGCGCCGGGGACGTGATCCCCGAGGTCGTCGGGGTTGCGCCGGGCGGTGCCTCGACGGACGGCGTCGACATCACACCGCCGACGGCGTGCCCGGTGTGTCAGTCGCCGACCGTGCAGTTGCCTGGCGAAGCCGCGCTGCGGTGCACGGGCGGGTTTTCCTGCGCAGCGCAACGCAAGGAAGCGCTCCGGCACTTTGCGTCGCGCCGGGCCATGGACATCGAGGGGCTCGGCGACCAAGTGGTCGAACAGTTGGTCGATAGGGCGTTGGTGACCACGCCGGACGACCTCTACCGCCTGACGCGCGAACAGCTCGAGTCGCTCGATCTGATCGCCGAGAAATCCGCGACCAACCTGTTGGCGGCGCTCGAGGCCAGCAAGACGCAGCCGCTCGGTCGGGTCATCTTCGCGCTCGGCATTGCGGGTATTGGCGAGGTGACGGCCGGGGCGCTCGCCGAGCACGTGGGCGACTTCGACGCGTTCCTGGCGCTCGACGCGGCGGCGTTGACGCCGACGGTCGGTGTCGACGGCCTCGGGCCGGTGGGTGCACAACGGGTGATCGAGCTGCTCGCCGAACGCGACGACATCACGGCCGAGACCTTCGTACCCGCGGTCGCGTCAGCGCGCATTCGGGTCAACCGCGCGGTTGCCGAACGCATACTGGACTGGGCGGGCGGTGAGGTCGCCGCGGTTCGCGAGGCGAGCGCAGACCAGCTGTCGGGCACCGCGCCCGCGCCGGTCGAGGGGATTGGCCCGGTGCTGGCGCAGAGCATTGCGCACTTCGTGCAATCCGAACGCAACCGCGCGGTGATCGCCGGTTTGCAAGCCTGCGGCGTGTCGCCGTCGTCGACGCCGTTCGCTGACACCGGTGCGACCGGGGCGGTTGACCTCAGCGGTAACACCTACGTGTTGACCGGGACCCTGTCCACGATGACACGCGACGCAGCGAAACAGGCGCTTCAGCAGCGCGGTGCGAAAGTCACTGGCAGCGTGTCGGCGCGGACGACGGCGCTGATCGCCGGTGACAACGCTGGCTCGAAGCTGAGCAAGGCCGAAGTGCTCGGGGTCACGGTGTTGAGCGAGAGCGACCTGCACAACCTGCTCGCCGACTGA
- the fabF gene encoding beta-ketoacyl-ACP synthase II — MSKRKVVVTGIGIVCPVGNTVSDAWTNILAGQSGAAPVESFDTEGLGTRFSCSVKNFDVSTYLAPKDARKMDEFIHFGMAAGIQSIEDSGIDALEGLDPERVGVAVGSGIGGLPNIEAQKLVLHERGPRKISPFFIPSSIINMISGNLSIRYGFQGPNYAIVTACTTGTHNIGDAARTIAYGDADVMIAGGAEMATCPLGLTGFGAARALSQRNDDPAAASRPWDVDRDGFVLGDGAGVLVLEELEHARARGARIYCEVAGYGMSGDAYHMTQPAENGDGARRCMVNALRDGGINPEDVGYINAHGTSTPAGDIAESEAVKGAFGEHAYTLRVSSTKSMTGHLLGAAGGIEAVFSVLALRDQVAPPTINLDNPDPACDLNFVPHEPQALATDVVLSNSFGFGGTNGTVVFRRV; from the coding sequence ATGAGTAAGCGTAAAGTGGTCGTAACCGGTATCGGCATTGTCTGCCCGGTGGGCAACACGGTGTCGGATGCCTGGACCAACATTCTTGCAGGTCAGTCCGGCGCGGCACCGGTCGAGAGTTTCGATACCGAGGGGCTCGGTACGCGGTTCAGCTGTTCGGTCAAGAATTTCGATGTCAGCACCTACCTCGCCCCGAAGGACGCCAGAAAGATGGATGAATTCATCCACTTCGGCATGGCGGCGGGCATCCAGTCGATCGAGGACAGCGGCATAGATGCACTCGAGGGGCTCGACCCGGAGCGGGTCGGGGTTGCAGTCGGGTCCGGGATCGGCGGATTGCCGAACATCGAGGCGCAAAAGCTCGTGCTGCACGAGCGCGGCCCGCGCAAGATTTCGCCCTTTTTCATCCCCTCCTCGATCATCAACATGATCTCCGGGAACCTCTCCATTCGCTACGGTTTCCAGGGGCCGAACTACGCGATCGTGACCGCCTGCACGACCGGCACGCACAACATCGGCGACGCGGCGCGTACCATTGCCTACGGCGACGCCGACGTGATGATCGCCGGCGGTGCCGAGATGGCAACGTGCCCGCTGGGGCTGACCGGCTTCGGCGCGGCACGGGCCCTGTCACAGCGCAACGACGACCCCGCGGCGGCGAGCCGCCCCTGGGACGTCGACCGGGACGGTTTCGTACTCGGTGACGGGGCTGGCGTACTGGTGCTCGAAGAGCTCGAGCACGCACGCGCACGCGGCGCGCGCATCTACTGCGAGGTGGCCGGCTACGGCATGAGCGGAGACGCCTACCACATGACGCAGCCCGCGGAAAACGGCGACGGCGCGCGTCGGTGCATGGTCAATGCGCTGCGTGACGGTGGCATCAACCCCGAGGACGTGGGGTACATCAACGCGCACGGTACCTCGACACCGGCGGGCGACATCGCGGAATCCGAGGCCGTCAAAGGGGCTTTCGGCGAGCACGCTTACACGCTGCGCGTGAGTTCCACCAAGTCGATGACGGGTCACCTGCTGGGTGCGGCTGGTGGCATCGAGGCCGTGTTCAGCGTGTTGGCGCTGCGAGACCAGGTTGCACCGCCGACGATCAACCTCGACAACCCCGACCCGGCGTGTGACCTCAACTTCGTACCACACGAGCCCCAGGCATTGGCAACCGACGTCGTGCTGTCAAACTCGTTCGGCTTCGGCGGCACCAACGGCACCGTCGTGTTCCGGCGCGTCTGA
- the dapB gene encoding 4-hydroxy-tetrahydrodipicolinate reductase, with product MASPSLRVGIVGVAGKMGQTLVQTVLETPGVGLSAASEMAGHPALGQDVGGVCGASEPLGVSVSPDINAVVGDADVVIDFTRPLGTLATLEAATAQSVPVVIGTTGFTPSQTQRIQQAAQQIPVMFAANYSVGVTVLLNLLERAARALGDDFDIEVVEAHHRHKVDAPSGTALAMGQALARGRGIDLDNAVFTRHGDTGARKRGVIGFQTLRGGDVVGEHNALFLGDGERLEIGHRASSRFNFSKGAVRAAQWLQAQPPGLYDMRDVLREALDV from the coding sequence ATGGCGAGTCCGTCTTTGCGCGTGGGCATCGTGGGTGTCGCTGGAAAAATGGGCCAGACACTGGTCCAGACTGTCCTGGAGACGCCGGGCGTGGGGCTGAGTGCGGCCAGCGAAATGGCCGGTCACCCGGCCCTCGGGCAGGATGTTGGCGGCGTCTGCGGTGCGTCCGAGCCGCTCGGGGTGTCGGTGAGCCCGGACATCAACGCGGTCGTCGGCGACGCCGACGTGGTGATCGACTTCACGCGCCCGCTCGGCACCCTCGCGACACTCGAGGCCGCCACCGCGCAATCGGTGCCGGTCGTGATCGGCACGACGGGTTTCACGCCGTCTCAGACGCAACGCATCCAGCAGGCGGCGCAGCAGATCCCGGTGATGTTTGCGGCCAACTACAGCGTTGGCGTAACCGTCTTGTTGAACTTACTCGAGCGTGCCGCGCGTGCGCTCGGCGATGACTTCGATATCGAGGTGGTCGAGGCGCACCACCGGCACAAGGTCGACGCGCCGTCCGGTACGGCGCTGGCCATGGGGCAGGCGCTGGCACGGGGCCGCGGCATCGACCTCGACAACGCCGTTTTCACGCGCCACGGTGACACCGGTGCCCGCAAACGCGGGGTGATTGGGTTCCAGACGCTGCGCGGCGGCGACGTCGTCGGGGAGCACAACGCGTTGTTCCTGGGCGACGGCGAGCGGCTCGAGATCGGGCACCGCGCCAGCAGCCGTTTCAATTTTTCCAAGGGGGCCGTGCGGGCCGCGCAGTGGCTGCAAGCTCAGCCACCGGGCCTGTACGACATGCGCGACGTCCTGAGAGAGGCGCTCGACGTCTGA
- the fabD gene encoding ACP S-malonyltransferase, giving the protein MKFAAVFPGQGSQSVGMLSALASEEACVRDTFSEAADVLGYDLWALAQSGPEDRLKQTEITQPLMFVSGVACWRAWQARGGAAPACAAGHSLGEYAALVATGAFGYAEALRVVALRGELMSKAVPAGEGGMAAILGLDDDEVIALCEGLTGERVVEAVNFNSPSQVVISGHVDALEAACAEAKRRGAKRALMLPVSVPNHSSLMNGVVSELAAAIDRVDSQIPSVPVLQNAEAAELPTLDAMLTSLKSHVVNPVRWTSTLQTMRARGVEAVVEFGPGKVLSGLAKRTDREFALHAVDEPAGLDAALEAVAWLETQP; this is encoded by the coding sequence ATGAAGTTTGCCGCCGTGTTTCCCGGTCAGGGATCGCAATCCGTCGGTATGTTGTCCGCGCTGGCCAGCGAAGAGGCCTGCGTGCGCGACACCTTCAGTGAAGCCGCCGACGTGCTCGGGTACGACCTCTGGGCGCTGGCCCAGTCGGGTCCGGAGGACCGGCTCAAGCAAACCGAGATCACCCAGCCGCTGATGTTCGTTTCGGGTGTGGCGTGCTGGCGGGCCTGGCAGGCGCGCGGCGGCGCGGCGCCGGCGTGCGCCGCCGGCCACAGCCTCGGAGAATACGCGGCGCTGGTGGCCACCGGGGCCTTTGGCTACGCCGAGGCGCTCAGGGTGGTGGCGCTGCGGGGCGAACTGATGTCCAAAGCGGTGCCGGCCGGGGAGGGTGGTATGGCGGCCATTCTCGGGCTGGATGATGACGAGGTCATCGCACTCTGTGAGGGACTCACTGGTGAGCGCGTGGTTGAGGCGGTCAATTTCAACTCGCCGAGCCAAGTCGTCATCAGCGGACACGTGGATGCGCTGGAGGCCGCTTGTGCGGAGGCCAAGCGCCGTGGCGCCAAACGCGCACTGATGCTTCCCGTGAGTGTGCCGAACCACTCGTCGTTGATGAACGGCGTGGTCTCGGAGCTCGCGGCTGCGATTGATCGCGTTGACAGCCAGATTCCGAGTGTGCCAGTGCTGCAAAATGCCGAAGCCGCTGAGTTGCCGACGCTCGACGCGATGCTCACGTCGCTCAAGTCGCACGTGGTGAATCCGGTGCGCTGGACTTCGACACTGCAAACCATGCGCGCACGTGGCGTCGAAGCGGTGGTGGAGTTCGGCCCCGGCAAGGTGCTGAGCGGGCTTGCGAAACGCACCGACCGCGAGTTCGCGTTGCACGCGGTGGACGAACCGGCCGGACTGGATGCGGCGCTTGAAGCGGTCGCCTGGCTGGAGACGCAACCGTGA
- the fabG gene encoding 3-oxoacyl-ACP reductase FabG, which produces MDLSNEVVLVTGASRGIGAAIADGMGVAGATVVGTATSDRGAEAIGQRFADAGITGAGRVLNVTDREQVTEVVKGINAEFGAVSVLVNNAGITRDNLMLRMKDDEWDSIIDTNLSAVYQVCKACLRGMVKARRGRIINISSVVGATGNPGQANYAAAKAGLEGFSKSLARELGSRGVTVNCIAPGFIQSDMTEVLSDDIKAQLSAQIALGRLGRPEEIASAAVFLASEGGGYITGHTLHINGGMHMA; this is translated from the coding sequence CTGGATCTGTCGAATGAGGTCGTGTTGGTCACCGGCGCGAGCCGTGGCATCGGGGCCGCGATCGCCGATGGCATGGGTGTGGCGGGTGCCACGGTTGTCGGCACCGCAACCTCGGACCGCGGTGCCGAGGCCATCGGGCAGCGCTTTGCCGATGCCGGAATCACCGGGGCGGGCCGGGTGCTCAATGTCACCGACCGCGAGCAGGTGACCGAGGTCGTGAAGGGTATCAACGCCGAGTTCGGGGCGGTGAGTGTGCTGGTCAACAACGCCGGCATCACACGCGACAACCTGATGCTGCGCATGAAGGACGACGAGTGGGACAGCATCATCGACACGAATCTGTCGGCGGTCTACCAGGTGTGCAAGGCGTGTCTTCGCGGCATGGTCAAGGCGCGCCGCGGCCGGATCATCAACATCTCCTCGGTGGTCGGTGCAACGGGCAACCCCGGACAAGCCAACTACGCCGCGGCCAAGGCCGGACTCGAGGGCTTCTCCAAGTCGCTGGCACGCGAACTCGGCAGCCGGGGCGTCACCGTCAACTGCATCGCACCGGGCTTCATTCAGTCGGACATGACCGAAGTACTCAGTGACGACATCAAGGCGCAGTTGAGCGCGCAGATCGCGTTGGGGCGTCTCGGGCGACCCGAGGAGATCGCATCGGCTGCGGTTTTTCTGGCCTCCGAGGGCGGCGGCTACATCACGGGCCACACGTTGCATATCAACGGCGGCATGCACATGGCCTGA